The region CCGTATTCGTAGTCAATGAAGCTAACGGATGGCTCGGCAGCGTCATCGCGATGAATGATTACATTGGCGCATAGAAGGTCACAGTGGGCAAATACCAGCTACAAAGTCACGCATCAGTCAGCAAAGTTTCTATTCGCAGTTCAGGTGAGGTGCAAAATGGAGAAGGGGGTTGAGTGTCTCAGCCAACATACCCCGTTACTACCCAATCCAGGGCGGTGCGCGAGCCGCTTGACCATCTTTTCGAGCTCTTCTTGTAGCAGGGCTCTTCTCTCGCGACGCGGCTCCGTGTCTGTAGGCAAGGCCAGGATCCACTTCTGCATCGTCGTCCAGACATTGGGGATGGGTTTTCCTGCGGCGGCGTTGACGATGAGGGCACTGTTACTGAGATCCccgttgctgatgctgtttCGTCGAAGTGACGAGTCAGGGATACATGGCACGGTTGCGTGCCACTGGGCCAGTCGCCGAGCGATGGCCTTGAGGATAGGAGCGTCGGCGAGGTCTTTGGGTTGGGCGACGGCACCTGGGATGAAGCGGTAGAGCATACCGTTGCCGAATCGGGCCAAAAGTTGGGGGGCCAGGTTGTATCTCATAAGAAGTTCATGATTTGCTGCTTCCCGCTCACGATCAATGAGAACGTCGGTGCCATTACCATAGGCTCGAAGCAGAACGGCGTCCTTGTCGATTTGGGCCTTGGTTAATCCGGGACGGCGATTGACCGCCTTGAGCAATGTGTTGGTGATACCGTCGGTGAAACGGACAAAGTCGATGTGAGCCTCATCGTTGGCCCATTGAGGAAACAGTGTAAGAATGAGTTTCATCGCTGAGTTCTGAGAGTCACTGTTGTCGTATTTGAGAGGGATGAAGCGAACGTGGCCATGTTCGCCAGGGGAAACTGCAGCTGCAGGCGCCATTGCTGATGAAGCGACACTGGTGGTGTGCAACCAAGCTGGAGAATAGAGGATCGAGTAAACTGGAGGTCGATGGTAGTCTGCAAAAGGCTGACCTCGTCGAACGGTTGGCTGTgacggaaaagaaaagggcGACTGCAGAGTAAGAGGTGCAAGGGAGGTAggttgaaaaaaaaaaaaaaaaagttcaagTTCGCCAAGTGATGTTCCTTTGGCCACTCAAAGGTGGATTGCGCAAACAAAAATCTACGAGCCCCAGATTACGGTAACCGTTGATGTCAGATGCGTGGATGCACAATTGCGTTCCAAGGAAATAGACAAGGTAAGAGGATATCGTCGCAAGCGATCCCGAGGCCAGTAGACGAGGTGACGTTGGAAAAGCGCACACGACCTATTGCCGTTCCAAGGAGTAGTCCAGAGCAAGATGGGAGGTTtggaggttgagattgagcGTGGAGTGGGCCAGTTAAAGGAAGAGGCGAGCCCATGTGAAAGTCGTGGTGGCCACGGTTGGAGGTcaagctggtctggtgtgtctgaTGCGGTCTGGTCAGGTTGTTGCAAGGGGATAGggggaaaagggaaaaagaagCAACACAAAACAAGCTAGAGCCAAAGGCAAATTGTTCTTTTTGCCCGCGTTCAGAGTCTGGTACGGTGCAGTACTTGGTAGTTtttgattgattgattgaggactggactggaccaagTGGCTGGCTCTCAAATCAAGTGCCTGGCTGAAGATGCGGGACCCCCCAAGGCTCCATGTTACCTCAAGGCTACTTAAGTATGTACTTCGTACATGCCGCCGCATACAACTGCCTCTCTTGAACAGACGACTTCGACTTATTACCAACTTACATTCTTACATTCTTGAATTGCATGCACAACAGGCTCGACCGATGACGGATGTCTTTGCTcctgctgtctggtgctgcgaCTATCGGTTTGATGTCATGGCACAACATATGAAGgcaccaccagccagccatcagccattgGCTTGCCACACAAGCCAGCCGTCAGGAGCGAATCAGGCGAGGTCCAGTGACAGTAGCCGCGTGCCTCCCCTCGCACCTGCCTCGCCAGTTCGCATTCGAATTTGCATCTGAATTTTGTTGGGCTCCAGCGACTGGGCGGGACAGGGGGAGGCGTCATACTCCAGACCGAGCAAGGGCCatcgacatctggaccttTGTATCTCTTGTGCTCAAGTGGggagccaacattgaaagtaACCAACCTGGCGGGCCTCGACCATTTGATACTTGACGAGATTGCCCGGCCGTTTTGTTCCAATAAAACCAACGTCAAGAAATGCGCTGGCTAACAGGCGCTGCACCTAACCCGTCAACTTGGAATTACATACATGGCCCCGGGCAATGGGGCAAACACAAGCAAAGTCGTGATAGAGAGCATTCACCGGCACTGTTTGAATGTGCTcatctacctaggtacattAACCAAGTATCCATATGGCGTCTGTGGCTCTCTCCGTGTCTCCAATGGCCCAATCAATCATTCGGAAACTTCAGTACAATAGAATGGAGATGCCTAGTACTTGCAGATTGCCGAAAGGGTTGGGGCAAATTTACGTGCACTAAACGGACGCTTCTCTGGTCGACAGGCTGAAATTTGACCCGCCCAAAGAAGCCTCTGCAATGAGACCGATTTCAtgccaagcaccagaccagcttTGCTTTATTACGGCACTGGGAGTATTCCAGAACTCCATCACAGCCGGCCTACGTCACAAAGCAGTGTTTCGAACGGCACAGATCTACTAATTACAAGAAACGCTGGCACATCTCTCAATGTGCAAAAGCCGTTCAGCGGCACCGGCATATTTGTATCCCCACTCGACAGCCGTCTTTCACGGTTTTCGGAGCACTTTTAGTATGGCGTTGCACCGAGTCCTCACGGTTCACGTCCGTCAGGTCCGTTCTGAGTCCGTCTGAGTCCCTACGAATCGCACAAGGCCGTGTCGAAGCCGGCAGTATCGAGTACGGCCAGGTCCCAGAGTAAAAGCTGAGCCATGGCATGCCTTGGATCCGAACAGCAAAGGTTGCGATGCAAGTATGCACATGCATAACCAGGGAATGTATTGTGCCGAGTGTCGCTGCTGGCTCTGATGCTTCCCTcgctacggagtacatggaaGAGGTGGTGAGAAGAGGGGGTGGCGGGATGTTCCATGTTCCGTGTCCCATGGTCCTTCGAACAAAACCTTGAAGCTCAAGTTATTTAGAGCCAACATGGAAGTTGAACTGCAGCCTCTCCAGCCCGGGCTTTGTTGAAGAGTGTGGCACACTTCTTCCCCAGGTCGCTGGCGTTTCCCACTGGGGCCGCTTTTCACAATGCCTTGACGAGGTCGATCTGCCACGATCGTTGCTCATGCTACCATGGCTGTAGATCATTTGGGGGCTTCTCAATCTGCGCTAGCTGCCAAAGAGAGGACaccttcaactccaaatAGTGGCACAAGCTCAACTGAGGTTCAGCACGGCTGCTCTCCCTCACCCCCCCGCCCCGCGTGAGCCAAGGCCGGGCTGCGGTGCCCTCATTGCACTCATGTGCAACTCGCCGTGGCTTGTTCACCTCGTCGTCTCATCTGACCGCTGTTTTGTGACCAAGTGTTCGAAGCCCAAAGGAAGACGGCTTTTCTTAGCACATGATTTATTGGTCATGGCATGTCTGGTTGTATCCCTTTGTGCGGAAGTTGTGACAAGGCTAATTATGAGGTAGTAGTGCCTTTTGCTTCAGAGGCAACAAACGAGGTTCCACTTGTGACAACATGTGTGACTCGTCCTAGCTTCTTCACCGGAAATGCAGTCTATCAGCCGCCTTGATTGAGTCTTTGAGACTTGGAAGGGTCCTTATTGGACTATCGGTAtttctcatcttcaaacaATGCAAGCCAAAACGCAGGGGAGCTACAGATCTGGAACAGGGTGATTTACTCAGATGCCTGAATCAAAGGATACTTCAAGTGTAACGATTTTCGCCCAGGTTGATAAGACCATCCCTTGCCGCAGGAGACATCAAAGATAGACCACGAATACAGTCCGGACGGCCAAGTGCATTCAAACGGGCAAATTCAGCATGTATCCGGCGATGTGCACTCACCAAATTTGGTTATCAATACATTATAATGTCATGGCATATGCTTCCAAAGTGCCATGGGCAAATATATCTTGTCACGGAGGAGTTTGAATGTCACGCCAGCAATAGTCACACACCAATGTCAGACTAAGACGACCCTTATCAAGGTTaagtttctcttcttcttggaaacCCTTGTAGTTGGCGTGTCTGCAAACGACCCATCAGCATTCAGGACACACCGTCAGCAAAATTGCATAAGCACTTCCCAATGGAGATTTTTCGGAGCTGCATGTCCCAGTCAGGCCGCGCCTGCATAACTCAGGAATTTCGGTTCCATGTCTGTTCTTTCGGTGTTACACAAAGCCCTCATGAGTCAAAGATTTCCAAGAAATGGACgggaaaagaaaaaacaATGATTGTGTGCGCGAAAACACGGCCAACATCACTGCGATGCCCACTGTCTGAGTAAAACAGCAGAACGAACAGCACCACAACCCTCACCCGAAATCCTGCCAATACACAAAAGACAAGAATGCGTTCAAATCCAACCATTTCGGTCGTCGGTTGCCATGCCGAAGGTGAGGTGGGAGACGTGATAGTTGGAGGTGTGCCAGACATTCCCGGCAAGTCCATGTACGAAAAGCTACGAAACTTCCAAAACCACAACGATAACCTCCGGCATCTCCTATTGAATGAGCCTAGGGGTCGAGCCTCACTAAATCTCAATTTACTTGTGCCGCCTTGTGATCCCAAAGCCGACATGGgactcatcatcatgtgCAACGACTCATATGCCTTCATGTCCGGCTCAAACGTTATATGCGCAACAACCGTTCTTCTTGAAACCGGCATGGCTCCCATGACAGAGCCCCGGACGAAGCTCACACTAGATACGGCAGCTGGGCTAGTTAATGTCACGGCACAGTGTGAAGCAGGGAAGTGCAAATCAGTGGCTTTCGACAACATCCCCGCCTTTGTTGCTGCGCTGGACATGCAAGTTGACGTGCCTGGAATCGGTAACGTTTCTGTCGACGTTGCCTGGGGCGGTATGTGGTATGGATTTGTTGAAGCAAAGTCTTTGGGCGTTGCTGTGTCGAACAAACATTGCCGGAAACTGATTGAACTCGGTGATCGGGTTACCAAGGCGGTGCGGCAGCATTTCACCCCAGTCCACCCGCACAATGCAGAGATGGCGGGCGTTTGCACTATTTCAATAACGGAGCCTGTGACGAGagagtctggttgcttgaaGGGGAAGCATGCGGTTATCATCCCACCTAGTCGGCTGGATAGAAGTCCTTGTGGTACTGGAACATCTGCGAGGATGGCAATTCTACATGCGCGTGGCCAATTGGGGGTGGGTGAAAAGTTCAAACATGGTAGTATAATTGGCAGTGAGTTTACTGGAATCATTCAACGTACGACAAAGGTGGGAGAGTTTGATGCTATCATTCCCAATATATCTGGGAGAGGTTGGATCACGGGGTACAAGCAGATTGTTCTTGATCCTACTGATCCCTATCCGGAGGGGTTTCGGGTCGGGGATCAGTGGCCTACAGGAACGGAGAGCTTGTAGAGAAGTCAAGCCATGCAGCACAATGTAGAATGGCAGATAGTAGATTctgatgttgtggttgacagACCATGtcattcaatgttagctGGAGAGGCCCTCACTACAAGCATACTTAAGTACGTCTGGTGGGTGCATACTGTAGATCTCGACACTGATAGTATCGTCTGTGTCAGCCGTAATCAATTGACGATAAGGGGACAGAATATGTGGTCAATGGCCTGCCAATTGCATTAATTTTCGAAGGTGAGTGAGTCAAAGATAATGTAGGTTGTGGTTGAACGTCACTCGTTGGGCGCCACTTGATGGCAAACACACTCCATGTCGACTTCACCATCATTGGTCATGTGATTGGTCACTTCAACTCCCTTCGAACGactcctcgtcaaccacagTCAGTGAGATATAACAACCAGCTTTACATTTCAGAAGACGATTAATCCAAACCCGCCGCTAGTACGCATTCGTGGTCTGGAAGATAATCTAGTCTATCCCAGCGCGTCCAGCCATGCGCCGCGTCCATGTCAAAACAGGCTCCTGAAAGGTAGCTCAGAACAAATATACCCTGACACCCTCACAGCAGACATAGCCACCATGTCGTCCATTACCAGCGAAAACTTCCTAGCCGTCGCGCTGATCATCAATCGCTCGCGTGACGGACCGGCCTTTGTTTTCCACTACCCACCAGATGTACAGCCCGTCACAAACCACCCAGAACAGCCGGCCACTGAGTCAAcaggcgacgatgaggacgTCCTTCTCCAGCGACTCTCTCAGCCCCTAGGCAGGGACATCACCGCCACAGACGGCGACAGCAAACACAGACACCATGACGGCCATCTCAGGGCCGAAACAGGCTCTCAAACCGTACCATGGGAGCGCGTGGCTGGATTTCCGACCCGGGATTTGGCTAGCATCCTGACTCCCGCGCGGTCTTATCACAAGAAGCTCTTCCAGCTGTCGCTTGATCCCGTCCACTGCATCTCATATCCCATCCACGTACCGGAGAAtgggaaatggaagagaaacAAGAAGTCGAACAAGACGAAACCGCCCAGACAGTCGGATGATAACATTGCGCCGCATGAGACGGAGCCGCCGACACCGTCAGTCGTCATCTCATCAGAGGCCATCAAGGATAAAGACGGCAAGAAGGACGATGCGGATGAAGAGAAGCGCAGTTCCATGACCATGTtcaacctcgtcttcatTTTGAACCCCAAGAAGAGTGAAGACAAGGAGCTCGTTGACTCGCTCTACCACAACGTGGtcaaaaaggtcaacaaaGCCTACAAATATAGCCAGCAACACTGCGATTTCGTGTGGAAGGAGTCTAAGCGGATACTGCTCGCCAAGGACAGAGCCCGAGAAGATCGTAAGTCTTTTGCATACTCATCGCCCACTACAGCCTCCTCCTTTAACCATTGTTTCCTAACGCGATACATAGAAAAGAGCATGAACGTCCTATGGAAGGAATTGCTCCAGACATTCTCCCTAGCAGCATCCGTCCACGACATATATGAAGCCGTGTCCCGCAATAAGATTGCCACGCTTCATCTCGACACACCCGCCGGCGTATTGACGCCATCAGTGCAGATTCCAGCGCCCTTCTTCGTGTCTGATATCCCAGCAGACGACGATCACAGCAACCACGGCCTCTGGCTCACAACAGCAAACTCCTTCCTCAGCCACGAGCAACTAGACGACCCAGAATTCCTAGACAAGAACttcgccctcctcctcctaGAAGACGAGAAAAAGGTCGTCGCCGAGCTCCAAGCCGACAGAGATCCCACAACAGTATCCATGATAGAATTTGCACGCCTCGCCAAACCAACCATGTCGTATGtccctccctcctccccTATCTCCAAAACTCACTGACAAAAGTCGCCACAGCTTCTACCAAGTCGGCCAAAGCAACGTCCTcacagccagccaagtccGCAAATACGCCCAACACTTCATATTCTGGCGCCGCGCCATCGCGATTCCCCCCCTCCACGCCAGAGACATCTACATCATCTCGCCCAACAGCGACCTCAGCCGCCTCCCGCACGCGGCAACCGAATGGCAGCGCGCATTCCCGCTCGCACCACCACTCCCCAACTTCCTCTCCGAACTGTCCTACGCGCCTCGCCCCTTCAAGACCTTTTGTCCCAGCAAGCCTCACCGCCCTCTGTACCTCCGCATGCTGGCGTGGCTCCTCCGCGGCGGCTGGGTAACCCAGCTCTGCACCTTCGCCTACGTAGTAGTATGGCCCGAGATCCTCTACGAAGTCGACTACGAGATGGAAGCAGAGGAGCTCGCGCCGCAGGAGACAcccacatcaccaccccCCGACGCCGAACCCACCTCCCCAACCGCAGGAACCGGCGACGAACCGAGTCCCAAGTCCCGTGTCCCAAGCACACCCGCCTCCACGCCCACCGACCCAaccgcatcgtcaacagcacCATCCACACAACACGTAGCGGAGATGGCTCGCCTCGAACGCATCGCCATCAAAGCCCACCGCGAAGCAGCAGACAAGGCCACCGCCCATGCACGCAAAACCGCACCCATATCAACGGCCCGTCCCTCCGTCAATGACGCCCCCCACCTCGCTGGCCTGACTCcccacatcatcatcgacgCCAAGAAGGCAACGGGCAAGGAATCACGCTATCTGTCCGCCATTGCGCGTCGCCTCAAAGACGAAAAAGTAAGGACAGCTTGGCAAGTCATGTGTAAGTATTTCGACGGACGGTGTGCCCTGGAGAGAATAGCTTTACAGGAGGACATGAAGCGAAAGGAGGCGTGGACCCTGTTGACTGCCATGAGTGAGTATCTGCTCTGTACGAGACATTGGTAACATGTCACGCTGTAATTTACACACGAATATATAATCAGAAACTGGACACGTTTCCCATTTACCTAGGTATCATCTATGAGGGGAGAGGCGGAGAAACAATATTGAAGCCATGTATTACAATAACAACAAAGCTAACAGTTCCATATTGCAAATGTCTGCAAATAAgcccacatccaagtccAACGACTAGATACTTGTagacaagaagaaaataaaaGCATAAAAGACCAAACGGGCCAGTACAAAAGGCGAGGAGGGCCTTGATCACAAGAGCCAACCGAGGTATCGCAAAGTCAAAAACTATCTGAGACGCAGCGCCAAAAGAGTCAAAAGAAATTGGAAAAAAATGAAGAGCAAACACATGTCTTGAGAAACGAAAGAAAATCCAAATCATTCGACGAAATTGAAACcgcaaaacacaaaaaaTCCACCTGCCATTCGAATTCGAGATCCTCCACTGTATAATGTAAAACTCAAGCGCCCTGTATATAGAACCCTGTTCCGGATAGACACCGCCGGTCCAAAAATATCCTTGGGTCATGCCAACCTCCCTGTAGTATGTATATGTATATGACCCTCAACGCCGCTGGTCTGGGAGCAAATCAATTGTAACAAATAAAAGCATTTCATTACCAGTAGCGTCCCCAAATGCAAGCTATCCCCAATTAGATGGAAAATTCCCTTAAGATGCCAGACATGCTGAATGGCTGCTGATGGTTCAATGTGAAACCACCACTTCTGAGCCGTGAAAAACACAAATGTAATTGTCAAGCGCCGATGAATGCAAGCTGCCAAGTTCGACACGGTACCTAGTTGAGGTCCATGTCATATTCGTCGTCCTCCTTAAAGTCCAAGGAGGCGTGGCCgctgccgtcatcatcggGATCGTTCCAGAATTGGGCGGTGTCGTTGATGTCTGAAGCCATGACTGGGTTGCCATTCTCCTCTGGGGTGAGGCCGATGGCGTCGAGGTTGGCAGCCAGGCTGTTTACAGGGTCACCACGGTAATCGGTATGGCTAGGTACCCGGAGACCAGATCCAGCAGTTCGCGAGTACGAAAAGCTCGCCGCGTCACTCCTTGTGAGGGCATCCATCAGTTCCGACTGCATGCGTCTCTCGTCATCAGTCAGCTCGAAGGGGAAGTGGCCGCCCAGCtcggcaatgttgttcaTGAGTTCCtcttgctgttgaagctTGAGGTGCAGCATCCACATAAGATCGCGGGTCCAGCTGACGGCACCGTTCAGAATGTCGCCCTTGTTGGGACCCttatccttctcctcaatgGGCAGTCCAGTGGTGATATTGCCGGCATTGCTACCAGCAGCACGTCGTGCACCAGGACCAGCTAAACCGGAAGTAGCCTGGGATGCATTTGACATGCCTGTCAAGGTAGGGGACAAGGGCGTGCCGTTCTGAATCAACTTGCGAatcttctcatcctcaaggcGGTGTGAGGGAACGAGCTTGCTGAGGTCCTGGATTCTTTCGTTGATGTTGTCTCGGCGCCGACGCTCGACAAGGTTATGAGATTCACGGCGGCGCTTGCGCTTCATCTCTTGGGAGGAGACTGCATTGGGGTTCACCCCCAACTTGGTTGGCATGGAGGTTCCTCCCTTGAGCATGACCTCATTGATGGGGACCATGCCTTGCTGCATgggcgaggagaagccagAGTTGTAAGAGGCGGGGATGCTTCCAGAGGGAGTGTTGACCCATTGTCCCGATGGAGACTTTTCGTGGCTGCCCGAAGGTCGCATGGCTTGCGGTCCAAATCCGGGCGAATCCTGAGTGCCGATGGGAATGCCGTGAATGCTGTTGGTCTTGGGCGTCATTGGGCTGCGATTATTGGAGGCTTTTCGCTGCATCTGCTGAGACATCCTGGCTCTGGCCttgaggaagttggggtCGTTGCCGTCGGCGCCCATTTCCCCAGCGGCCAAGGGGGAGCCTGAGTACGACAGGGGAGAGTGTAATGAGCCACCAAGAGAGTGGTTGTTTTGCATCTGACGGAATTGAGCCGTGAAGCCAGCGGCATATGGGCTCTGGATCGGGTCGCCATCGGGGGTTTGCGAGTAGCCGTTCATCTGAGCTGGGTCAATCTGTAGACCAGACCCTCTGTGCGACTGGAAAGCGTTTTGGTGGCTGAAGCCCATGTTCATCCCGGCGAAATCTTGGCcctggccttgtccttggccatgcatgcCTGGCTGGCCATCGGAAGGGCTGGCGAGTCCATCTAGTAATTCATCgtcgccaaagacggcgttGCCGCTGGAGTAGCCGTTCGGGGCATTGCCGGAGGCggagttgaagttgttggcattggagaaggagggagAATAGCCGCCACCCATGGCGAGATCGTTGGGGTCGATGTTGCCTCCGTTGGGGGCGGTAGCGAAATGGCTGAATCCGTGTTGGGCCATTGTATGTAAATTGAGCTTCTGGAGCTCTGAGGATGTTAGGGTTGCCAGCTTTGTggtttgtggaggaggagttgaCGGTACCGTCAAAAGGTTTGAGGTACGACGATGCGACTTGGTTGCGCGAGTCGCCCAGGGCGTATTGTATTAATTCGATATCAGCTCTCCAGCTCGAAACTGCGAGGCGTTTGGAGATGATTCAAAAATATCCAGAGTACGCTGTAGGAAATGAGGGACGTTAGCTTTGATAATAGAGATGGCCCGAAAGGCCCGGCGCGGATGAGAAATACAAATCAAGACTGGCAGTGGAGGAGAAGCGACAGCCAAAACTTGGCTGTCGGAGGTGGCGGATGGGATTCCGACGTGGACGTAGACGTAGACAGAGAGGAAGGCGCAGGCGTCCACGGTGGAACCCATATACAGCACAGTATGGAGTACACGTAGTTGGGTGGATGTTGCCGGCAGTTCGTCAAGGAGTCAACTCACTTTGGGGATAGTATGCGGTGTTGGTGGAAAGTAGCAGCGGAATGCTATTGGCTTTCCATCTAAACCAAAACGTATCGTAGTATGCGAGAAGCGTGACGAGATGGTCGgcgttggcgatggcaaaagagccTGGCTTGGAGGCCGTGAGCGAAGGGAGTTGTTGCAAGAGGGGGGAAAGAGAAATGCGACGTCGGAGGAATTGTCGCCAGGTGTTTGCTTTTTCAACCAAACGACGAGGAGCCAGTGGCTTGGGAGAAGGACGCACGGAGTCGCTGGACGAGTGGATGTCTGGTCGTGTCTGGTCGCAGGGCAAAGCTCAACGCAACCAGTTGAGGGCAGGGCGGTGGGCAGCAAAAGGGCGAGGCGGGAGATGCACGTCGAAAATtgaatgcaccagaccttcaatgttgactggtCTGCTGTGGGCTGCACTACACTGCactggcgctggcgctggcgctggcaCTGTTGAAACCTGGGACTCGGCCTTTATCTGTCCTGATGATGCACCTGTCAAGTATGACCTAGTCCCGTCAATCAAGCTGGGTCGTAGGTCGTAGGCTGCGACTAGGGTCCAGGCGGTGACGGTAACGGTGACGGATGGACGGGCAGGTGGGTGAGAAAGTCTAGTCTATGGTAGCTATTGGGCTGCCCAAAGTCCTAGACTGAAGGAGGCGTTCTTGGTCGGGGCTGGGGTAGCGAGTAATGCTCACCCAAGATGGTGTGTGAGGGAAACGTCAAACGTCGTTTGAAGCTGTGGGACGCCGTTAGTTTAGTCCATTGCTTCGGGATGCTTCAGTTTGCGGTCAAGCCAAGAAAAAAGATGTGCAGAGAGCTGCACCACCAGCGGAGGCAGGGAGGGTAACAGCAACAATAGAGGAGACTAGACTAGCGAgaggaggcgaggcgaggTGAGAGGGGACGACAGGAGACGACAGGAGAAGAGAACAGAATAGACGGGACGGATGCAAAGACACCGACTTCGAAGTTATCTTTACAACTTggctggcggaggaggcttCTTGTAACGAGTCAAGAGGCGAGATGAGAAAAGGGGAGCCAGGACGGGTAATTATTGCTAAGGTGCACTAGTATTGCGAACATCCAGACAACCAACCAGTCAGCCAGCTCCGTGGTCAATGGATAGAACCCACGATGGCCGCGGTGCAAaggcggtggtgtttgtgttCTCCACGAGTTGGTGAAGCCACCAGATGCAACACTCttgacaaggccatggagagccaacagccaagtctggtgtcgGCGCGGCGGTTCTCGCGGCCACTCGGCAGCTAGTAAatgcctggtct is a window of Pochonia chlamydosporia 170 chromosome 5, whole genome shotgun sequence DNA encoding:
- a CDS encoding ethanolamine kinase (similar to Cordyceps militaris CM01 XP_006666338.1) is translated as MAPAAAVSPGEHGHVRFIPLKYDNSDSQNSAMKLILTLFPQWANDEAHIDFVRFTDGITNTLLKAVNRRPGLTKAQIDKDAVLLRAYGNGTDVLIDREREAANHELLMRYNLAPQLLARFGNGMLYRFIPGAVAQPKDLADAPILKAIARRLAQWHATVPCIPDSSLRRNSISNGDLSNSALIVNAAAGKPIPNVWTTMQKWILALPTDTEPRRERRALLQEELEKMVKRLAHRPGLGSNGLVFAHCDLLCANVIIHRDDAAEPSVSFIDYEYGTPSPVAFDIANHFAEWVGYNCDYAAIPTKSQRLAFIREYISSYAKLSGKTMDEEEETRKLMEEVDVFRGVPGFFWGIWSLIQAMISHIDFDYASYAEERLGEYWAFMAEDDGSRVASGKEIPLREKKWASTE
- a CDS encoding proline racemase (similar to Metarhizium acridum CQMa 102 XP_007813481.1), with product MRSNPTISVVGCHAEGEVGDVIVGGVPDIPGKSMYEKLRNFQNHNDNLRHLLLNEPRGRASLNLNLLVPPCDPKADMGLIIMCNDSYAFMSGSNVICATTVLLETGMAPMTEPRTKLTLDTAAGLVNVTAQCEAGKCKSVAFDNIPAFVAALDMQVDVPGIGNVSVDVAWGGMWYGFVEAKSLGVAVSNKHCRKLIELGDRVTKAVRQHFTPVHPHNAEMAGVCTISITEPVTRESGCLKGKHAVIIPPSRLDRSPCGTGTSARMAILHARGQLGVGEKFKHGSIIGSEFTGIIQRTTKVGEFDAIIPNISGRGWITGYKQIVLDPTDPYPEGFRVGDQWPTGTESL
- a CDS encoding HLH transcription factor (GlcD gamma) (similar to Cordyceps militaris CM01 XP_006666336.1); its protein translation is MAQHGFSHFATAPNGGNIDPNDLAMGGGYSPSFSNANNFNSASGNAPNGYSSGNAVFGDDELLDGLASPSDGQPGMHGQGQGQGQDFAGMNMGFSHQNAFQSHRGSGLQIDPAQMNGYSQTPDGDPIQSPYAAGFTAQFRQMQNNHSLGGSLHSPLSYSGSPLAAGEMGADGNDPNFLKARARMSQQMQRKASNNRSPMTPKTNSIHGIPIGTQDSPGFGPQAMRPSGSHEKSPSGQWVNTPSGSIPASYNSGFSSPMQQGMVPINEVMLKGGTSMPTKLGVNPNAVSSQEMKRKRRRESHNLVERRRRDNINERIQDLSKLVPSHRLEDEKIRKLIQNGTPLSPTLTGMSNASQATSGLAGPGARRAAGSNAGNITTGLPIEEKDKGPNKGDILNGAVSWTRDLMWMLHLKLQQQEELMNNIAELGGHFPFELTDDERRMQSELMDALTRSDAASFSYSRTAGSGLRVPSHTDYRGDPVNSLAANLDAIGLTPEENGNPVMASDINDTAQFWNDPDDDGSGHASLDFKEDDEYDMDLN